One stretch of Lachnospiraceae bacterium oral taxon 096 DNA includes these proteins:
- a CDS encoding dynamin family protein, which translates to MKSAKESREQFIEKKERIERLLDQTIETFRLDDHKEAVKVVEKLKESFEKEEYTIIVVGEFSAGKSTLLNALMGRRILTSFTSETTATVNFLRHKSVASEGEEGRVYYNDGREKILEKVDKDIIDQYVSTKGENVAENIRKLDLYLDSDFLKDGVSIVDSPGLNGIKEGHREITEEQIKKSHACIFLFTNEHPGSRSEFEFIKELREKMKVKTIFFVLNKIDVIKPEEGETVEMVMENLRDSFKKEFPDTESLPEVWPLSARDALNARDPREQGIARDKLLQLEGKSRIQDFESRLMQFLTCGQKTRDIFMVPIDRIRGLAEEIKDTYDQERAVLEGRTDTEEIKKQIEELQQKIDEEESRGKSHQREVQRAVGKINKELTSGLEEEIENIVNEIIENLKHYEDTTELKAYANSSLEKEFFKKIGRAEKRCYESFFEKLQDVVDEEIEDALNEANLENSSVKMRRDQRDRRVFGEHLQKVGLDGMDRRKEERRRELEELRRQQESLEKDYTTAKNIEKKIAKLEKEIEKDEEKIDEIKNHPLPEIQYYYEDEEREVARGGFLGGVGNFLVGKKTKTVRVRKVDDSERKEEEARRDKDFEERMKSKEAKEKEINQYSQSCRSSDEIEYEKRKADEKVVRKEEEDKEERKSDIKRIEEIEKKNLKSLKGEVTEWCEKQGGELKDEVSKRRKELEKVITELVVANIEEEVRRAILKEKDKMEGLLEVQKNAENGLREKLQLLAEKENRLSAIYNEAVDLGNELEMESVDVLEEVSL; encoded by the coding sequence ATGAAGAGTGCAAAAGAGAGTAGGGAGCAATTTATTGAGAAGAAAGAACGCATTGAGAGACTTCTCGATCAGACAATAGAGACATTTCGGTTAGATGATCATAAAGAAGCTGTAAAGGTTGTAGAGAAACTAAAAGAAAGCTTTGAAAAAGAGGAATACACAATTATTGTTGTTGGGGAGTTTAGTGCAGGAAAGTCGACTTTATTGAATGCATTGATGGGACGAAGAATTTTGACATCCTTTACAAGTGAAACAACAGCAACGGTTAATTTTTTGCGTCACAAGTCGGTTGCCAGTGAGGGAGAAGAGGGAAGAGTCTACTATAATGATGGACGAGAAAAGATTCTTGAAAAGGTAGACAAGGATATTATAGATCAATATGTCAGCACGAAAGGAGAGAATGTAGCTGAAAACATTAGGAAATTAGATCTCTATTTAGACTCTGATTTTTTAAAGGATGGTGTGTCCATTGTCGATAGTCCGGGATTGAATGGAATTAAAGAGGGGCATAGAGAGATTACAGAAGAGCAGATTAAAAAGTCACATGCTTGTATCTTTTTGTTTACCAATGAACATCCAGGATCGAGATCAGAATTTGAGTTTATTAAGGAACTCAGAGAGAAGATGAAGGTGAAGACCATTTTCTTTGTGTTAAATAAAATCGATGTGATCAAGCCGGAGGAAGGTGAGACAGTAGAAATGGTTATGGAAAATCTTCGAGATAGCTTTAAAAAAGAATTTCCAGATACGGAGTCATTGCCAGAAGTATGGCCACTTTCTGCTAGGGATGCATTGAATGCTAGAGATCCAAGAGAACAGGGAATAGCTAGAGATAAGCTTTTGCAACTTGAGGGAAAGTCAAGGATACAGGATTTTGAGAGTAGGTTGATGCAATTTCTTACTTGTGGGCAAAAGACAAGAGATATTTTTATGGTGCCAATAGATAGAATTCGAGGATTGGCCGAGGAAATTAAGGATACTTATGATCAAGAAAGAGCAGTATTAGAGGGAAGAACAGACACTGAAGAGATAAAAAAACAGATTGAAGAGTTGCAACAAAAAATTGATGAGGAGGAAAGTAGGGGAAAATCTCATCAAAGAGAGGTGCAAAGAGCAGTAGGGAAAATTAATAAGGAGCTTACGAGTGGATTAGAAGAGGAGATAGAAAATATAGTAAACGAGATTATAGAAAATCTGAAACATTATGAGGATACAACAGAGCTTAAAGCATATGCAAATAGTAGTTTGGAGAAGGAATTCTTCAAAAAGATAGGAAGAGCTGAAAAGAGATGTTATGAAAGTTTTTTTGAAAAACTCCAAGATGTGGTTGATGAGGAAATAGAGGATGCTTTGAATGAAGCAAACTTAGAAAACTCAAGTGTCAAGATGAGAAGAGATCAGCGTGATAGGAGAGTGTTTGGCGAACATTTACAGAAGGTTGGGCTTGATGGGATGGATAGGCGTAAGGAAGAGAGAAGGAGAGAATTGGAGGAGTTAAGGAGACAGCAAGAAAGCTTAGAAAAGGATTACACTACAGCGAAAAATATAGAAAAAAAGATAGCAAAATTAGAGAAAGAGATTGAGAAGGATGAAGAGAAGATAGATGAGATCAAAAACCATCCTTTGCCAGAAATCCAATATTATTATGAAGATGAGGAAAGAGAGGTGGCTAGAGGCGGTTTCTTAGGAGGTGTAGGAAATTTTTTGGTGGGTAAAAAGACAAAAACAGTTCGAGTGCGAAAAGTGGATGACTCTGAACGCAAAGAGGAAGAAGCAAGGCGTGACAAAGATTTTGAAGAGAGAATGAAGTCAAAGGAGGCGAAAGAAAAAGAGATAAATCAATATTCGCAAAGTTGTAGAAGTTCTGATGAGATTGAGTATGAGAAGAGGAAAGCGGACGAAAAAGTTGTAAGAAAGGAAGAAGAGGATAAGGAAGAGAGAAAAAGTGACATTAAACGTATTGAAGAAATTGAGAAAAAAAATCTCAAAAGCTTAAAGGGAGAAGTGACCGAGTGGTGTGAGAAGCAAGGGGGTGAGTTAAAGGATGAAGTATCGAAACGCAGGAAAGAATTAGAGAAAGTGATTACGGAATTGGTTGTTGCAAATATTGAAGAGGAAGTTCGAAGGGCAATTTTAAAGGAAAAGGATAAGATGGAGGGGCTGTTGGAGGTGCAAAAGAATGCAGAAAATGGCCTGAGAGAAAAGCTACAGTTGCTTGCAGAAAAGGAAAATCGTTTATCTGCAATATACAATGAAGCTGTGGACCTAGGGAATGAATTGGAAATGGAAAGTGTAGATGTCCTTGAGGAGGTAAGTTTGTAA
- a CDS encoding dynamin family protein codes for MRKNNRDVKKIIGYLNQILGMSFVQNFPIYKEQFESLRDRVSDKSFRIAVVGEFSSGKSTFVNALIGKDVLTHGARETTATITEIENNPDKYSANSFDVYFENGSVEKGINLNKEKIIEYTTTHSKEYKVVEKINKVVIKSHILDTNIPMVFVDTPGLNGVADHHRERTYEQIQRAHACIYLIPMRGLSDTDIQFTKEISKYQENIIFVQNFIDQLEEEGESVEAKLAEQRSLLESKGNLKKIRLIAVSARNALLAEDKELFYNSEERKNQINPETIFALSRWKEVMKTIYQLINEKDKSRIDEAVCVMLEKVIDLEKGLKDRWEVEALLLENSPEKKRRLEAIQKKLERLKDRRESQKTELLEFVRAEGKSLEKVLKNDSAEEIDKALEENKSRIDQIDDFWAVDSYEEKIKEDIEKIQCRVNSWMKQGCENILCKSISKIKKIETEYNTVKVKTSGGGFVAKDMDGYHEEYHFRKENDEIIEEEGLLKKEKHEKEWLQDKLSKNEREIEEKKKEQEEAERKRTKNERTCREKKNQLGEQPSIEFEQKEETYEEKRNPIVRLFLGNKIATRMVEVENDSKLKEWMKERKQLEEEFEKEDRKCERQIKRLQSEIESLQMEKSRMEEREAYYSRSIESKESRIKVMKEEIDIKRKKARQEYLQKRKEEFRESVEAYFKGLDDSVKREIGSAVSSNIDDLCMDVEKKYEDSCEAKEREMEKLLSTNQSKLDLSVKEDMQTVGLIRSSLEKYGRRS; via the coding sequence ATGAGAAAGAATAATAGAGATGTAAAAAAGATTATTGGCTATCTTAACCAAATTTTAGGAATGTCTTTTGTGCAAAATTTTCCAATATATAAGGAGCAGTTTGAAAGTTTAAGAGATAGAGTTTCTGATAAGAGCTTTAGGATTGCAGTAGTTGGGGAATTTAGCTCCGGAAAATCAACTTTTGTAAATGCTTTAATTGGAAAAGATGTTTTGACTCATGGAGCAAGAGAAACGACAGCGACAATTACAGAGATTGAAAATAATCCAGACAAATATTCGGCAAACAGTTTTGATGTCTATTTTGAGAATGGATCTGTAGAAAAAGGAATTAACTTAAATAAGGAAAAAATTATAGAGTATACAACAACACATAGTAAGGAATACAAGGTTGTTGAAAAGATAAATAAAGTAGTTATAAAAAGTCATATTTTAGATACAAATATTCCAATGGTATTTGTAGATACCCCAGGCCTGAATGGTGTAGCAGACCATCATAGGGAGAGAACCTACGAACAGATACAACGAGCACATGCTTGTATTTACTTGATTCCTATGCGAGGACTTTCGGATACTGATATTCAATTTACGAAGGAGATTTCTAAATACCAAGAAAATATTATATTTGTTCAGAATTTTATTGATCAATTGGAGGAAGAAGGAGAAAGTGTTGAAGCAAAGTTAGCAGAGCAAAGAAGCCTATTGGAATCAAAAGGGAATTTGAAAAAAATTCGTTTGATTGCAGTTTCGGCAAGAAACGCATTGTTGGCCGAAGATAAAGAGCTTTTTTATAACTCAGAAGAAAGAAAAAATCAGATAAATCCAGAGACTATTTTTGCACTGTCAAGATGGAAAGAGGTAATGAAAACCATATACCAACTGATCAATGAAAAGGACAAGAGTAGGATTGATGAAGCTGTTTGTGTGATGCTAGAGAAGGTAATCGATCTTGAAAAGGGATTGAAGGATAGATGGGAAGTGGAGGCTCTTTTATTAGAAAATTCTCCAGAGAAAAAAAGACGGCTAGAAGCAATTCAAAAGAAACTGGAGCGATTAAAGGATAGGAGAGAAAGTCAGAAGACAGAATTATTGGAATTTGTGAGGGCGGAGGGAAAAAGTTTAGAAAAAGTCTTGAAAAATGATTCGGCAGAAGAGATTGACAAGGCTTTAGAAGAAAATAAAAGTAGGATTGATCAAATTGATGATTTTTGGGCTGTGGACAGTTATGAGGAGAAAATTAAGGAAGATATAGAAAAAATCCAGTGTCGTGTGAATTCATGGATGAAACAAGGGTGTGAAAATATTTTGTGCAAGTCAATATCAAAAATTAAAAAAATTGAGACAGAATATAATACTGTAAAAGTCAAAACAAGTGGAGGGGGATTTGTGGCAAAAGATATGGATGGGTATCATGAGGAATATCATTTCAGAAAAGAAAATGATGAGATTATTGAGGAAGAGGGTTTACTTAAAAAAGAAAAACATGAAAAGGAGTGGTTGCAAGATAAACTTAGTAAAAATGAAAGAGAGATTGAAGAAAAGAAAAAAGAGCAGGAAGAAGCAGAAAGGAAGAGAACTAAAAATGAGAGGACTTGTAGAGAAAAAAAGAATCAATTAGGGGAACAACCATCTATCGAATTTGAACAGAAAGAAGAAACATATGAAGAAAAGAGAAATCCTATTGTCCGGCTATTTTTAGGGAATAAGATCGCAACTAGGATGGTTGAAGTGGAAAATGATTCTAAACTAAAAGAATGGATGAAGGAAAGAAAACAGCTTGAAGAGGAGTTTGAGAAAGAGGATAGAAAGTGCGAGAGGCAAATTAAAAGATTGCAATCAGAGATAGAGAGCCTTCAGATGGAAAAGAGCCGTATGGAAGAAAGGGAAGCGTATTATAGCAGGTCGATCGAGTCCAAGGAATCAAGGATTAAGGTAATGAAAGAGGAGATAGACATAAAGAGGAAAAAGGCGAGGCAAGAGTACCTACAGAAAAGGAAAGAGGAGTTTCGAGAAAGTGTAGAAGCATATTTTAAGGGATTAGACGATAGTGTCAAAAGAGAGATAGGCAGTGCAGTTTCTAGTAATATAGATGATTTGTGTATGGATGTGGAGAAGAAGTATGAAGATAGCTGCGAGGCAAAAGAGAGAGAAATGGAAAAACTGTTATCTACGAATCAATCTAAGCTAGATCTTTCCGTAAAAGAAGATATGCAAACCGTAGGTTTAATCAGAAGTAGTTTAGAAAAATATGGGAGAAGGAGTTAA
- a CDS encoding transposase yields the protein MYLTVKQQVKHLSKEDYITIRELCHTAKNLANEAIYNVRQYYFTEGEFLKYEKNYTLLKNSPNYKALNSNMAQQILKEVDGSFKSFFGLLKLVKQGKYAFTDCKLPHYLPKDGYTTLIIGFVRLKGNQLILPFSNSFKKTHKSVEITIPPILLDKTIKEIRIIPKANARFFEIQYIYEDECIQRNLNTNNALALDLGINNLVTAVSNSGQSFIIDGKRLKSINQWFNKENARLQSIKDKQHFSKKPTNRQKAVARNRNNKVNDYMNKTARRVIDYCIINNIGTLVVGYNETFQRNSHIGKQNNQNFVHIPYGQLRNKLEYLCKRNDIVFVKQEESYTSKSSFWDRDDLPVYNADNPKEYPFSGRRLHRGLYKTASGKTINADVNGALNIMRKSSVVDMNILYSRGEVDTPIRIRIA from the coding sequence ATGTATCTTACTGTAAAACAACAAGTGAAACATCTGTCCAAGGAAGACTATATCACAATCAGGGAACTTTGTCATACGGCTAAGAATCTTGCTAATGAGGCAATCTATAATGTGCGTCAGTATTATTTTACAGAAGGTGAATTTCTCAAGTATGAGAAGAATTACACTCTTTTAAAGAATAGTCCTAATTATAAGGCCTTAAATTCCAATATGGCACAGCAGATACTGAAAGAGGTTGATGGCTCGTTTAAGTCATTTTTTGGTCTGCTTAAACTTGTCAAGCAGGGAAAATATGCTTTTACGGATTGTAAACTGCCGCATTATCTTCCAAAAGATGGATACACAACGCTGATCATTGGTTTTGTAAGACTGAAGGGTAATCAGCTGATACTTCCGTTTTCCAATAGTTTTAAGAAAACACATAAGTCTGTTGAAATTACGATACCCCCCATACTTCTTGATAAGACGATTAAAGAGATACGCATTATACCGAAAGCGAATGCAAGGTTCTTTGAAATCCAGTATATATATGAAGATGAATGTATTCAAAGAAATCTAAACACGAACAACGCACTTGCACTTGACCTAGGTATCAACAATCTCGTAACAGCCGTATCAAATAGTGGTCAATCGTTCATTATTGACGGGAAAAGACTGAAATCGATCAATCAGTGGTTCAATAAAGAAAATGCCCGTTTGCAATCGATAAAAGATAAACAACATTTTAGTAAGAAGCCTACAAATAGACAAAAAGCAGTTGCTCGTAATCGCAACAATAAGGTGAACGACTATATGAATAAAACTGCTCGTAGGGTGATAGATTATTGTATCATCAATAATATAGGTACGCTTGTTGTTGGTTACAATGAGACTTTTCAACGCAATAGTCATATTGGAAAGCAAAACAATCAAAATTTTGTACATATCCCTTATGGACAGTTGCGTAACAAATTGGAATATCTTTGCAAACGAAATGACATTGTTTTTGTAAAACAGGAAGAATCCTATACATCGAAATCATCTTTTTGGGATAGAGACGATCTCCCTGTTTACAATGCCGATAATCCAAAAGAGTATCCGTTTAGTGGCAGAAGATTACATCGTGGTCTATATAAAACGGCAAGTGGTAAAACAATCAATGCAGATGTTAACGGAGCATTAAATATCATGCGTAAAAGTAGTGTTGTGGATATGAATATCCTATACAGTAGAGGCGAAGTGGACACGCCGATAAGAATAAGGATTGCCTAA
- a CDS encoding M18 family aminopeptidase, with protein MIQQFQDFVQKSPTAFHAIDNIRLILKEKGFHELYEGQSWDIQQGGCYFVTRNGSSIITFRVGNTLNHYGFQIAASHSDSPSFKLKENAQLEVRQKYTQLNTEGYGGMICSSWLDRPLSIAGRAIVQDKKTNKLSTHLVQIDRDLVLIPNLAIHMNRQTNDGMAWNKQVDMLPLFGGEGTEKEALKSMIAENIGCDKEDLLGSDLFLYSRTPASVWGAKNEFFSCGRIDDLECAFGSLMGFLAGDCHDNIQVFACFDNEEVGSGTKQGAASTFLSDTLLRVNSCLGKSQEDFCRAIAVSFLLSCDNAHAVHPNHPEKADANNCCYMNEGIVIKSHAGQKYTSDGVSIAIFKSICQNKNIPVQYYANRSDSVSGSTLGNISMSQLSMNAVDIGLAQLAMHSAYETAGVKDLDYLIDACKAFFSTSMELDHQDITLYNN; from the coding sequence ATGATTCAACAATTTCAAGACTTTGTTCAAAAGAGTCCAACGGCATTCCATGCCATTGACAATATACGATTGATCTTAAAAGAAAAGGGATTTCACGAGCTATATGAGGGGCAGTCCTGGGATATCCAGCAGGGAGGATGCTACTTTGTCACTAGAAATGGATCCAGTATAATCACATTTCGTGTGGGAAATACACTCAACCACTATGGATTTCAGATTGCCGCATCGCACTCCGATTCTCCAAGTTTTAAGCTAAAAGAAAATGCTCAACTTGAAGTTCGCCAAAAATATACTCAGCTCAACACCGAAGGCTATGGTGGAATGATTTGTTCTAGCTGGCTTGACCGTCCACTCTCTATTGCTGGTCGTGCTATTGTCCAAGACAAAAAGACCAATAAACTCTCCACTCATCTCGTCCAGATTGATCGAGATCTTGTTCTTATTCCGAACTTAGCCATTCATATGAATCGCCAGACCAATGATGGAATGGCTTGGAATAAACAGGTCGATATGCTCCCACTCTTTGGTGGAGAGGGCACAGAAAAAGAGGCACTAAAGTCAATGATTGCCGAGAATATTGGCTGTGACAAAGAGGATTTGCTTGGCAGTGATTTATTCCTATACAGCCGTACTCCCGCAAGTGTTTGGGGAGCAAAAAATGAATTTTTCTCCTGTGGAAGAATTGATGATTTAGAATGTGCATTTGGCTCACTGATGGGATTTTTAGCCGGAGACTGCCACGACAATATTCAGGTATTTGCTTGCTTTGACAATGAAGAAGTGGGCTCTGGAACAAAGCAGGGTGCAGCCTCTACCTTTCTCTCTGATACGCTCTTACGTGTCAATTCCTGCCTTGGAAAAAGTCAAGAGGACTTCTGCCGTGCCATTGCTGTCAGCTTTTTATTGAGCTGTGACAATGCCCATGCCGTACACCCAAATCATCCAGAAAAAGCCGATGCCAACAACTGTTGTTACATGAATGAGGGCATTGTCATTAAATCTCACGCTGGACAAAAATACACCAGCGATGGGGTGAGTATAGCCATCTTTAAGTCCATTTGTCAAAATAAAAATATTCCTGTTCAATATTATGCCAATCGCTCTGACAGCGTCAGCGGTTCTACTCTTGGCAACATTTCAATGTCCCAACTTTCAATGAATGCTGTGGATATTGGTCTGGCACAGCTTGCTATGCATTCGGCCTACGAAACAGCAGGAGTAAAAGATTTGGATTACCTTATTGACGCATGCAAGGCATTCTTTAGCACTAGTATGGAACTAGATCATCAAGACATCACTTTGTACAATAACTAA
- a CDS encoding HPr family phosphocarrier protein, whose translation MLSKTLTIANPSGLHLRPAGILSQCAMKFKSNVTIEYEGKKIIAKSVLNVMSAGIKSGAQITLVCDGEDEDAAMAALTEAIESGLGE comes from the coding sequence ATGTTAAGCAAAACTTTGACTATCGCAAATCCATCAGGACTTCATTTAAGACCAGCAGGAATCCTTTCTCAGTGTGCTATGAAGTTTAAGAGCAATGTTACCATTGAGTATGAGGGCAAGAAAATCATTGCTAAGAGTGTGCTCAATGTAATGTCTGCAGGAATTAAGTCAGGTGCACAGATCACTTTGGTTTGTGATGGCGAGGATGAGGATGCAGCAATGGCTGCTTTGACAGAGGCTATTGAGTCTGGTCTTGGAGAGTAA
- a CDS encoding epoxyqueuosine reductase QueH, with the protein MNVRNLQKELEGIIKSNEASGIYPKLLLHACCAPCSSYCMEYLNSKFDITVFYYNPNIDDPKEYRLRVDEEKRLIASMPFEREVKFIEGKYNPEQFHEMARGHETDPEGSERCFMCYEMRLREAAKLAAEGGFDYFTTALSISPLKNSAKLCEIGEKVGKEYGVSYLPSDFKKKNGYKRSTELSKEYDLYRQDYCGCSYSKREVRERKKNL; encoded by the coding sequence ATGAATGTGAGAAATTTACAAAAGGAACTAGAAGGCATTATCAAGAGCAATGAAGCTTCGGGAATTTATCCGAAGCTTCTTTTGCACGCTTGTTGTGCCCCATGTTCTTCTTATTGTATGGAATATCTAAATTCAAAATTTGATATTACAGTGTTTTATTACAATCCAAATATTGATGATCCCAAGGAATATCGTCTCCGTGTAGATGAGGAAAAGCGTCTAATTGCCAGTATGCCATTTGAGCGTGAAGTAAAATTTATTGAGGGAAAGTATAATCCTGAGCAATTTCATGAGATGGCCAGAGGACATGAGACCGATCCTGAGGGGAGTGAACGCTGTTTTATGTGCTATGAAATGCGACTTCGGGAGGCGGCAAAATTAGCAGCAGAGGGAGGATTTGATTACTTCACCACTGCTTTAAGCATTAGTCCGCTGAAAAATTCAGCTAAATTATGTGAAATTGGTGAAAAGGTAGGAAAAGAATATGGAGTCAGCTATCTGCCATCCGATTTTAAAAAGAAAAATGGATATAAGCGTTCAACAGAATTGTCTAAAGAATATGACTTGTATCGACAGGACTATTGCGGATGTTCGTACTCCAAAAGAGAAGTGAGAGAACGAAAGAAAAATTTGTAA
- the rpoD gene encoding RNA polymerase sigma factor RpoD produces the protein MATTEGKNKTKSASQEEFLEKLNKLLELAKSKDNKLTYGEINDYFEGEELQSDSMDQIYAYLDIHNIEVVEDIPEEVPVDIGKITDESALLVDDEDDEFEHDSEEEEIDLSAIDILEGVGTEDPVRMYLKEIGTVPLLTTEEELNLAKRKQEGDEYAKQKLIEANLRLVVSIAKRYTGRGMSFLDLVQEGNLGLIKGVEKFDYTKGFKLSTYATWWIRQSVTRALADQARTIRVPVHMVETINKMSKMQRKLTLELGYEPSVTELADALGMTEEKVMEIMQIAREPASLETPIGEEDDSNLGDFVADSNVLTPEGNVESVMLREHIDALLGDLKERERQVIVLRFGLEDGHPRTLEEVGKEFKVTRERIRQIEAKALRKLRNPVRSKRIRDFL, from the coding sequence GTGGCTACAACAGAAGGTAAAAACAAGACAAAAAGTGCTTCGCAAGAGGAATTTTTGGAAAAGTTGAATAAGCTTTTGGAGTTGGCCAAGAGCAAGGATAACAAGCTAACTTATGGAGAAATCAACGACTATTTTGAAGGTGAAGAATTGCAAAGTGATAGCATGGATCAAATCTATGCCTATTTGGATATTCATAACATTGAGGTGGTCGAGGATATTCCAGAGGAAGTTCCTGTAGACATTGGCAAAATTACTGATGAATCTGCACTTTTAGTGGATGATGAGGACGATGAGTTTGAACATGATTCCGAGGAAGAGGAGATTGACCTTAGTGCAATTGATATTCTTGAAGGTGTTGGCACAGAAGATCCTGTCCGCATGTATTTAAAGGAGATTGGTACAGTGCCTCTTCTCACAACAGAGGAGGAGTTAAATCTTGCAAAGCGCAAGCAAGAGGGTGATGAATATGCGAAGCAAAAGCTAATTGAGGCAAACCTTCGACTTGTCGTCAGTATTGCAAAGCGCTATACAGGGCGTGGAATGAGTTTTCTTGACCTTGTTCAAGAGGGAAATTTAGGTTTAATCAAAGGTGTTGAGAAGTTTGATTATACCAAGGGATTTAAGCTTTCTACCTATGCGACTTGGTGGATTCGTCAGTCTGTGACAAGAGCCCTTGCTGATCAGGCTAGAACGATTCGTGTGCCAGTGCATATGGTTGAGACAATTAATAAGATGAGTAAGATGCAAAGAAAGCTTACTTTGGAGCTTGGGTATGAGCCAAGTGTGACAGAGCTTGCTGATGCACTCGGTATGACTGAAGAAAAAGTGATGGAAATTATGCAAATTGCAAGAGAGCCAGCTTCACTGGAAACTCCAATTGGTGAAGAAGATGATTCAAATCTTGGTGATTTTGTTGCTGATTCCAATGTGCTCACACCAGAAGGAAATGTGGAGTCTGTTATGCTCAGAGAGCATATCGATGCATTGCTTGGAGATCTTAAGGAGAGGGAAAGGCAAGTAATTGTATTGCGCTTTGGACTTGAAGATGGGCATCCAAGAACACTCGAGGAAGTTGGTAAGGAATTCAAAGTAACAAGAGAGAGAATCCGCCAGATTGAAGCAAAGGCATTGCGCAAGTTGAGAAATCCAGTGCGTTCAAAGAGAATAAGGGACTTTTTATAA
- a CDS encoding biotin--[acetyl-CoA-carboxylase] ligase, with translation MKEKVLELLENATGYLSGQHISEMLNVSRTAVWKNIVALREDGYEFDAVNKRGYRLTKRGDLFSEKRIAHWLEVYGANYRVHFKETVNSTNAWAKAFAENGDENILCVADEQSGGRGRRGRAWASKKGQDIFMSLLINERALKTENASMLTLVAALAVVAGIKELTGLEPFIKWPNDIVIQGKKLCGILTEMSADVDGLRYCVCGIGINVNGKEFPEEIKDKATSLYLESTQQIERAQLTALIAKKFLKYMAIFMETQDFSQLKKEYEALLVNKGKKVKVLDSKGEYIATAKGIDKRGELLVCTEDGEMKTIFSGEVSVRGVHGYC, from the coding sequence ATGAAGGAAAAAGTTTTAGAATTACTTGAAAATGCTACAGGTTATCTCTCAGGACAACATATTAGCGAGATGTTAAATGTTTCGCGGACAGCGGTGTGGAAAAATATTGTTGCTCTGAGAGAAGATGGATATGAATTTGATGCAGTGAATAAGAGGGGGTATCGCTTGACAAAAAGGGGCGATTTATTTTCAGAAAAACGAATTGCTCATTGGTTGGAGGTTTATGGGGCAAATTACAGGGTACATTTTAAAGAAACTGTAAATTCAACCAATGCCTGGGCAAAAGCTTTTGCAGAAAATGGTGATGAAAATATATTGTGTGTGGCAGATGAGCAAAGTGGTGGTCGAGGACGAAGGGGAAGAGCTTGGGCTTCAAAAAAGGGGCAGGATATTTTTATGAGTCTTCTTATTAATGAAAGGGCATTAAAAACAGAAAATGCATCTATGTTGACCTTAGTTGCGGCCTTGGCTGTTGTAGCAGGCATCAAGGAATTGACAGGATTGGAGCCATTCATTAAGTGGCCAAATGATATTGTAATTCAAGGGAAAAAGCTCTGTGGGATTTTGACGGAGATGAGTGCCGATGTAGATGGTCTTCGCTATTGTGTATGTGGAATTGGCATCAATGTCAATGGCAAGGAATTTCCTGAGGAAATTAAAGATAAGGCAACCTCTTTGTACTTGGAGAGCACACAGCAGATAGAACGTGCACAGTTGACGGCTTTGATTGCAAAAAAATTCTTAAAGTATATGGCTATTTTTATGGAGACACAGGATTTTTCCCAATTAAAGAAGGAATATGAAGCTTTACTTGTAAACAAGGGCAAAAAGGTCAAAGTTTTGGATTCCAAGGGGGAATACATTGCGACAGCCAAAGGAATTGATAAAAGAGGAGAACTTTTGGTCTGTACAGAAGATGGAGAAATGAAAACGATTTTTAGTGGTGAAGTAAGCGTGCGAGGTGTGCATGGCTATTGCTAG